In Kwoniella bestiolae CBS 10118 chromosome 7, complete sequence, the sequence TATACTGTAGATCGTAATCGATCTGATTCTCCAAGGCCAAGGGAACTCGACATGCGATTCGAGGGGTTTCAGAGTCCCCCTTATCCAAAAGGAAAGAATTAGAAGCACCTCTCCactttccttcccttcatcaTTGCTCCACAGTAGATGGCCCTTCGCTCTCaacatgtatatataccactACCCGAGCGTTTCCTAATGCAGAAAGCGAATCTCATTACCCACATTCTCACAATACAATTTTGATCAACCCCGTATATCAATAGATAATTGCCAGTTTTCGAGTGTATCCTGACTGGATGGGTCTTACATAAATGCGTTTGCGATGACTGAATATAACGATACTGCGCATAATTCCTCCGTAAAAATTGCCACCGCCCCTGATCCCTCGAGCGGACCGCCAGAGCTTTCTGAGCATGGCACATTGAAGAGCTTCgcggaggagatggatagCAGGTTTGGCTTAACGGGCAGATACAGGCTCTCAGTGAGTGCACGCCCAGACTCATTAGACCTGCGATCCTGGGGGAGCTGCAGCCTGACTTGTTAAACGACCAATCAGAGATATGACTCTTGGGGCTCCCCTATTATCTACAATATGCCAACCAAGGTTCATGTACCACGATCCATGAGCCGCTCCGGGACCGGAGAGCGGAGAAGAGAAGCGGTTCTCGGggagatcatcaacaccagTCGGGCGATAACCGAGGCAAAATCAAGCTCTTTTGCGAGTATGGACGAATCAAAACTCAATAAGATGGAGAAATATAAGGATGATCTGATATGGAGGATGTACGGGTTGACTATGCAATATGGCGTAGATCACGGTATCAAATTCATTCAAGATAAGTTAGATGAGTATACCAAGTTGGGGGGTAGGCGCGACCCGGTGAGCGTTCTTGAAGATTTTGATACGCTCAGACAGCCTATGAAAAATTTATATAGAAGGCATATTGAGAAGGTGATTGGCTCTCTGCGCGATCAAGAGGACAACGCCGATATCGATGAATCGACGGAGGACATCAGGAAGAGAAGACGCAAGTATGACCAGGATTGGCTGTTGAGAAGTAAAGCTTGGTGTGATGTGGATGAATCGTCTATAACCTTCATATTGGAGGGTTGGGATGATTTGGACAACAGCGGGCCAGCCTTGAGGACCAATTTCACTTTTATTGGTCTCGTATTTCCTCACGAGTCATCGCTCTCACCGAATACGTATTTGTCAGGAGCGTGACTTTAGGCCTTTGAAATGCTCAGTGGTTCAAGCTTAAGGCACGTGTATATCAAGTATTGGGCACATGTGAAATGCACCACAGTCTGGCGATGATACAATTAACTAGGATGACAGGACACAAGTATCGCTGACCATCCCTATTCGCCATACACATTTGTGTGGTACGGAGAGTTTGTGACGATTTCCGTTTTTTGCAACCAAAGATAGTCATTTTTGTGCCGGGTTTTTCTGCTGTGGCTCATATGAAAGAGATGTGTATCTTGGGCGGTAGCTGATGTGCTGGACCTATAGTACAGCCCTATTGGTGTTTAGATGCATAGAATCAATGACAGAACAGAATGGACATCAAGTGGTGCCACTCTGCATCTGGTGCGTCTAAATTACTTTATTCTGGTTTGAGTATGCGCCCATGTGATCGACACCTGTCAGCCTCATTACAAGTGATTTCAGATGAGCGAGAGCACCGCTGCTGAATCTGCCAGCCATTCTTTGAGTACAGTGTTGATGTGACCTTTATGCATGCTTCATTGTATGGGTCGCCGATGACACTTCTGGCGAACCAGGGAGCGATGGTGGCCAAAACTGGCAATCGTGCCAAAGCTTTCGAACCATACATAGATGAGTAAGGCGGTGATTCCAATCAGTCTGAAAACTCATCCTCGGAGTCAAAAGTGCTGGGCCTCCTTCTCTGCGATTTCCAATTGTTGGTAAACAAACTCGTATAACGTACCGGTGGCTGCTCGATGACAATTCTTGCCGATCCCTCTCTCCATGttcatcagatcttcagTCATGAATATAATGACTATGACCCTTGAGGCTtgttgatatcgatcttgACTCGTCTAGATACAGCTTGGTCCGTCCGATGGACATACGGAATCACGAATTATGAATGATGAATTAGCAAGCTCACCTGACTGCATCTTTTCTCTCGCCTGATCTGGGGATGTACATTATGTACATTGAATCGACTCTTCTCCATGAAGTCAATTCTCTATGTATACCTCTAATCGGACATGCTTGATGGAACCTCTGACATGTTAATCTAAAGGCCGAGGATCGGACGATATTCTTAGCACTAATCTCTGATTTCCGTTGTTGAAAGTGCGGATGGAATTGAAGAAACGGGAATTGTCTTGTCTTCATTTGTGTATTGTCCGATAGAATTGATAAGCTCGTCACTGAGTGTGTGGTTGGTGGTCATGCTGATGAGCACAGTGTGTAGGGGTCGGTAAGTGTGGaacgaagagagaagaggtaaCACCGCGAAATTTTCCAGAAAGGAACAGGTCGAGGTTCAGTCAACCCATGTTATCGAATTGGGGTATCGATCAAAGTGTTCTGGTTGGTTCCTCCCGCACCATGCTTCGAGGTCATGATATCTTGCATTATCCGCTCTAATTTGCTTTCTTTGCGCCCGAATTGTACATCTTTGAGCATCTATCTCCCATGCCCTTTCAACAGATGAAATCTCATTTCGGGCATCGAGGAGATTGTTTTGCTTCCGGCGGAACTGTAATGCCTGGGACACGGTCACTACCTTACGTGGCGTTCCTCCGAGTCTTATCACCCTGTTTCAACCAGCTTTCCCTCTGAGATTTCGAGATTTCGAGGTTTCCAGCTGTAGTTCAGCATTcgaacatctcatcataccatTGAGCTAGACACTACATATACCATAGCATACCTGATCCCATTTCTCTGCCGACCACCCACACCAACATCCACAGCGACATGCCTCGACTGGTCCCAACCTTACCAGCCATACCGAAAACCTACCCCGTCCCAGGATACAGGCATTTCTTGACACCTCTTAGAAAGTTAATATTCGACTACGATGCCGAATCACCTTCGCAGCAGGGTATAAGGTGGGTACACGATGCTATACTCATGATATACCCCTTGTGCTggtcatcagcttcaactcAAGCATGGGCAAAGCTAGTCTATTTTACTCCGAAAGCTCATTATTTGTTCTGTTACAGATCTTTCATCAAAAAACCGTTGATAAATTTAGCACGGGAGAACCCAGATGTGGAATTTGTAGTCAGGAGgctgaagagggggaaggcGGCTGTCCTGAGAGGACATTACGGTGAGCTTAACAATCCGAAATACGGCATCACAGGATGTCAGTTGATGTGTATCTCACTCAGTCAATGGACGGGATAAAGTGATATGTGTGAATCAGCTGGAGATGGACGGAGTATCGAataaggtgagtttctcATGACTTGTTGTGCATCTCAGCCAATCTCGGCTATGTGTACGACTCTGAGACCTCTGGATGCGGTGACTGATCTGCCATTTTGTCTGTTCAGGTCAACTTGCTACTGAATTCATCTGGAGCCAAAATCAAACCATTGAAAAACCTTACCCTCGAAGCTGCACCCGCATCAGAATCAGCCAGAGGCGTTTGGTCCGCATTACATGACCAGACTAGAGATGGGCAGGGATACAGGATATAGTCTTGTGATATGTATGCATTGTATAAGTATATAAGCAGTATCTGCTCATCTTCCTAATTTCATTCCCATTTCTACGGACCCTTCTGGTTTGCCCACTGAGAAAATCATCTAAAGCTCTTGGAAGTACCTATAACGATGACCAGGTCAGTTAGCATATGCATCCACCTCATTGGCGATGTACGGACAATGCCAACAGATACGACAGTTAAGGAAGAACCAAACTCACTCATCAACCTGCCAAGCCTGTTCCCAATACTTAACATCAACCTTCAATCCCGccttttcaccttccttgaCTATCCTCTCATGCAGCTCCAAACCTTTTCTACACAACACCAAATCCTGatttctcatcctcagaaGAGGACAGAAatcattcccaccatcaCCGATATACACAATCTTATCGTATGATTCCTTCCCACCATTCGCAGCGAGGTAAGTATCGAGTTCGTCACCTTTACACATGTTTGCAAGGCATCCTACGGAACATCCATGGGGTGGTTGATCGGCTGGTAATCTCCTTCCGATAATTAGGTGGTCGGAGGCAGAGGTGGACCAGTGGGCGGGGTTGGTGATGATTtcggagaagagggaggtgagaCCGTGTTTCTGCGAGCGAGCATTATGCATTAGCACGATTGTGTCATTGAACCTCTTGTAGAACGCTCATGTCTTTGGGCGAGGGAACGTCGCAATGATGTGGACGATTGCTTCATGCCTGTCAACAACAaagaaccactcacctcgagaaTAGTACCGATGTACACTTCGTTAGAATTAGACAAACACAAGAAAGTGGTATCTTTCGATCGGGATTGCAAGGAAGTGACAGCTCGTTTCATGGCAGGGTGCTAGTTGAGGGTCAGGTCGATATCAGCGAGTGACCCATGACCACTGGACTAGATACAACATTCGGACGAAGCCAAGAGCGTTCATACGGTTGACTGGTGAAGTCTTTCGGCAACGGAAAGGGGGAACAGCGAAGAGATGGGTCAGAGCAATAACTCACGAAAGGCAAGATCCTCAACGCTTCCAagatatcttccttcttgaatCCCTTCTCGTAGAGATCTTTCATAGTATCGTTGCTAAGCCGTTCCATACCAGTCAGTCCTGTCATGATACAGCAACAATGCACTACACCCCACCTCACCCTTCGCCTgcacctccccaccctcgGCACCACAAAGCTTCGCGCGCAGACACTGCTCTGTGATCCTACGCCCTTCAATGACCAGTACTCACACTACATCAGGGGTACACTGCATACCCGTACCAGCCGATTTCCTAGTCTGCAACAACCTTCTCAACTCGGTTGATAACACTTCAAATACCCATCGGTCGGTGTCTTGATCGACGAATGACCAATCAAAGTCGAATACGATAAGTTGCTTTCCGGGCATGCTGCAAGGTGGTACTGTCTGGCTGTGTGCTGTAGAGCAAGAAACCTGATTTGTGTATGTGTTATATTGGATATGAAAGGTCAACCTCAATGTCAGCTCTCGAAACGTTTGTGTCCGGAAAAAAAGTCGAGTCCATGTCCAGGTATTCAAGCTTGGCTTACTCAGGCACGGTTCACcgtcaatcaatcaacccTCATGGAAAGTGGCTCATGACTAAACTTACACCTAAACACAACGTAGAGGATACTCGTACAATGCAGACTTGTAAAACTTGCGCTGAGTAATAATCCACCCTTGTCTGTGCAGGTAGATTGCACTATAAGAGAGGTAATTGATGGCTGATGGCGATGAAAGGATGTTTCGCCAAATTTAGGCAATATACCCCAATCAATCGATCAGTCGTCACGCAAAGGAGGTCTCGATGTCCAGTAACTATGAAAAGAGCATGCATATGCATACCAAATGTCCAATTATGAAATATTAAAACATGACCCTCGAGGCCCCGAAATCAATTATATGGTCAATGATACGGTCGAAGTGATACATATATCCCATAACAAGGTATGTGTGACGGAGTGCTGGTattcccttcctcgtcctACTACAATCCCAAACCTGATCTCACCGAGTCAGTCAACGGCCAGGAGGACCCGGTCCAATCTCCATCAATGGAGAAGACGTTACATCCTCTCAGACCCACTTGAGCGGCGAATTGACCTTTCAAATTCATCGATTGGGTGTCGTCGTAGGTTATGATTTGGccggaggaggaagatttgAGCCATGGCTAAGAGGTGGAACAGATGGTCAGTGAACTTTCACATCAACGGGATTGAACGATATATCTAATAGAGCAGGTAGGGTTGTCCGGGATATTCAGGAGTGAAGTGAGGTAATAGCAACTCACAGTGCTGGAACAACTATCCCAATGTCTCGTGAAACCACCCGATCCGACATATTCACCATCCTGCAATTTCAAAGCCCCCTGTTCGACCAACGAATCAAACATGATTTGACCGTCTGAAGAACCTCCCCAATCATTGTAGATCGTAACATCTGAAGCTCTGTTGGCAATCCTACTGTCGTTGGAGTTCTTGTGGGGTGGTAAGGGGAATGAAGATCTTCGACGTTGTTTCAATGAAGAGGCGGTGGATTTTTGGAGATATCCATAGCTATTTGCCAGAAAGAAATTTATCAGTATGTTACCCCATACTTGCACAGGGCTGCCTGCATATCTGATCTTAGGGAGGTGAGAGAAAGTCAGTACTCACGCTGGTACACCCAAAGTAATCTGGTTGGCAGGCATACCGGCACCCGTCCAGGAAGATACAGCAGCATAAGCATTAGCCAACGGTTGAGTGGAGTTTCCACATGCGTCTGAAAGAGGAGCATTTGGTCCAGGAGTGGTAGAGGCTAAGAAGTACAATGATAGATCAGCATAAACTCTCAATTTACAGGGAGACTCCAAAGTCTCGATAAACAAAATACACTTACATCCCCAAACATCATAGTTCATAATCAAAATCCAATCAATGACCTTGGCGAACTCCGAAACGTCACTCATGGGACTGCCATTTGAGTCTGCGAAAGGCCACACTTGAGTTGCAGTAGTGATTAGAGCTCCGGTAGGTAACGCCGCTCTGAGTTCTTGAAGGAAAAGTAGGAAATTTGCCGAATCGTTAGAAGAGATCGCATTTCCATCTGCACCGGTCGTTCCGGGGTATTCCCAATCGATATCAATACCATCCAAATTGTAAGAGTTATAAGCACTCAAGATATTTTGAACGAATGTACTTCTGGACCAAGAGTTACCGCAGATAGTGGAGAAGTATTGAGAACCTGTCCATCCTCCAATTGACAGTTTCACTCGTTTACCGTTGGTGTGAGCAGCTGTGACCAGTCTGTTCAAAAGATCCACAGAGTCATCCTGGGTGAATTCAATGTTGTTATCTGAAGTGGGGAGGGCGAAAGCGAAATCCACTACGTCGAACCTGTTCCAGTCGACCGATTcgggtggaaggtgggtaGCTGCCCAGTCGGGATAGTATGCTGCCATGATAGtcgatccaatctctctCAAACCAGTGGAGGTGGCTGATGCGGCTGAAGAAGTGGACGTTACAGAAGCTGTAGctgagatgttgagggatACGGTACCAGATGGTTCAAATGAGGTGATGTtagaggaggtagaagaggcAAAGTCGGAAGTGAGGGTTGAGGTGATATTAGGGTacgaggttgaagaggcggttagatgggaagaatgggTAGAGGTGATAGCTTCGGTTTCGTTCAATGTGAGGGAAGCGGTTTCACCAGCTGTTAAGGAGATGGTTTCGCTAGCGGTCTCGCTGATTGTTACAGAGGCAGTCTCGCTTGCAGTGATGGAAATGGTTTCACCGGCTGTTATAGAAGCGGTTTCACTAGCAGTGGCAGAAGCTGTCGAAGAAGCAAAAGCGGAGATACTACTCGACGTGGAGCTCGATCCTTTGGTTGAAGAAGAGCTCAACGACGTCGAAGCCGATTTTGATCCCGAGTGAGAGCTTGAGGTATGCTGTGAATCTGTTATACTACTATCATAGTCTGACCAGAGTGTTGAAGCGGAAGCTGAGGCCGAggctgagagggaaggagaagcTGTAGGGAAGTCGGATGAGTAGATTGAGGAGGACGATAGGTACGACGAGCTTGCGTCTATTGTAGATGATGCTAGTGAGGATGTCAGGGATATTGAGGGGGAGTCGGCAAGGTAGGTGcttgaggggatgggtgattcttctcctgattctgatgttgatgctgaagcagaagcagaagcagaggcCAATTCTGAGTAGGAGGAGGTAGGTGAGGCTGTATCCCATTCGGAGCTCGTACTGGACGAGCTAGTATGAGATgccgaggaagaagaagaagaaggggttaTTGAggaggtaggatgggtagaTGAAGCGTGGGCACTTGAATTGGCGACAATGGAAGATGTAGAAGCTTCTACCGAAGTTGACGAGCTACTCTGATCTTCATTGTCcgatccacttccacctcctaATCCAGGTAACGCTACTGGCAGTTGGTTCGTAGGTTGGACCCAAACCGTGTGGGTAGCTGTCCGCTGAACGACAACCGTAGTAGTTGCGGTTATGGgcatcaacctctcatccAGATGAGGGTGACGCTGTGGTTTCCTAGGTAGATTTCTATGGGCCGATACGTCCGAAggggcgaagaggaaggaaagggcGAAAAGGAATGACGAGGGTTTGGTGAGAGGGTGCATCTTTACGATATTCTTGTAATGACTTTTAATGAGAAGGTTTTAGCTATCCAGAGCCGAGGATGTACAAGAACCGGTCTTGAAGATGTTGCGAGAGACAGATCTACTGCCTGTTTGAGCGATTGGTATGCCCTGCTTGGGCTTGTATTATATTCTGACCCGAGAAGAGAACGAGAAGGGGAGAGCGGTGATAatgaaaagaaggatggagatgggtaAAAGGATGTAATGAAGAAtgaacttcttcttctagTCTTGGTATCGGTTTTGCGATTCATTCAATTTCCAATTGCTAGATCGTAATGTCGCAGTAACATCCTTCAATTCCTGTACTAAGCACTAATTCATCCTACGATATAGTATCAGGAGCGATGAAGCTTGTGCTATGAGGTCGTAGGGGGGCGTTGGAAGTGACGtgtggggaggtgagggatATTGAATTCCTAGGGCTAGATGGCTCATCTGCATGGTATATCCTACGTCGGTTGGGCATGGTCAGTCCTGCGCTTActctcatctttccttgGACTGTGCGTGAGTCTTGCtaaactcatcttccacgCACTAGAACAGAGCGCATGTATGTATAGCAGGATGGCTGAACATCACAAGTAATGTCGTGAACCCCGACAATTGAGCCATCTCACTTTTATGGATTTGTTTGGTTCGATCCGATAAAACACCTTTCCGACTCAGGCACGTCCGGTAAACTATGACCATGACGCTGCGATGTCATCGAGACTGCAATGATGCTGTTGCAAATAATGAAGCTATATAAGGATGCATATAATTAGGTATGAAGGAAGTCGAATGCTCGCAGACTGTAAAGCTAACTTCTTGGACGGAATGATCTTCTACAGTAATTTCGACTGCAGCCATAGTCGTTCTGGACTCGCTGGCACTCGACCCAATCGGACCCCCATCTGCAGACTGTATGATCCGAGTCTCGGAATTGTGCGCACGGATGAATGGACTAGAACAATGATGACATGAGCCACCCTGATGAATGACTCAACTGTGTATCATTCACGTTCGTTGCTCCTTCCATGTCTCAACCTTCCTTTCAGGGGCATGACTGACAACCCAACAAAGGATGTACACAACCATGCTTTCGATCTCAACAGCCCAATATGCCCTCAATACTAGACTTGGAAGACGAGACGATTCGCCTAATCAGCCATTACACCAACCGAGATGCTTACATCCCTCTACCCTCGTATGGACCGCATCACCAGAACTTCAAATCTGAAATCAACCCCAAAGTCAGTCGAGACCTCCTATCATTTCGGAGTACCTGCAAAAGAGTTCACAGCTTGAGTAAACTACAGGGATTACATGTGAATGCTCAACAGGGCACGAGAATTGCTAAATGGATGACAGGGGCGCCCAGAGAGGTTGAGCAGGGCGTCAGGTAGGTCATCGCTATGCCCTCTCACGACGCGCAAGAGCTAATGCGCTCGACGTTTTATAGAAGACTTCGAATCGGCGTTCCCTTCCTATCCGGCTCCGACCAACTCAGTATATTCTCAACTTTGACTTTATTCTTACATCGCATCGATAACCTAGAGGAACTGATCATCAATTCGGACTCCAATCAGAGTTGTCATCACCTACACGGATACACTACCAGTCCCCATCAATTACCTGGAGGGCTCAGAATACCTCTATTCCCGTTCATCCCCAAGCTGAAGTCACTATCTGTCCAAGTGGTATGTCCAACCTGCGCTGAACAGATACCCAACATCCTCGTCCCGGCCGCACCGATGATCCAGCACCTCAAAATGACGGTATATGGACTTCCGAAACCGCCTCCTCTCGGCCAATTTGCTGACAGCGATTCCTGGGATGATAGCCCTGATCCGTCTACAATCATCAAAGACATGGCTGAGGCGTGGTgtaacaacaacaagaagGATACGATGGGACTTAAAACACTGTATTTGAGATATTGGCCTAAGCCAGGGGAAATAACTTGCAATCGATTCCTTTCAACAATACGAGATGTATCGAAGATTCTACCTAGTCTTGAGGAACTCGCTGTCGCCGAGTTTGGTTATAGGGAAACATTAAGGAGCGGGATTGGGATCAGAGGGAAATGTGCAGACCGTACTTGGTCCTTTGAATGTGACGCGCAATCAACCGAGGATGACGAACCTCACTTCTCCTCTCTAGTGAGTAACATGCTATCATTACCAAATGATTAACCTCGATAGCAAGGCTGAATAGCTGAACTTGTGGCTCATGAGATAGGAGGATACGTTATCATCGTTATGTCTCTCATCGAATCTCAAGGTGTTTGACCCTGTTTTCGTCATCGTCTTGGACTCAAAGCGACCCACCATGCCGATCGCAACAAGAAATCAAATACGTTCATCTTATGAGGCCAATCGACCGGCAGGCCGACAGAATTTTCAGGGCCTCGTCAAGTCTCATGAGGGGAATCTGAGAGAGGCGATAAGCGGGGCTGCTCAGATCATCATGGATACTGTTCCGTCCTTAGAGAGAGGTCATTTCTGGGAGAAGGGTACAGAGCTGTCCAAGAAAGATTGGTATCGCTGGACCTGGCGCAAGGTGAACTGCAATGGGGTGTCTAAAGTCCATGTAGAGGAAGTACCGGAGTATATGTCAAGTGACTTCGTTTCTTGCAAGGCAGCGCCGACAGAGCCTCCTCAAGGGTGGATGCAGGCGACTGGCGGCCATTTCGCGAccttcgatgaggatgaagaagatcagtctgatatggaagagggtgatgataATGCTGTGGACCTGGcgatgcagatgcagatggaCATGAATGCTGCagggttgatgatgttcggACCTCAGCTAGATCCATAACAAACAGAGGCTCGAAGTTCGTGGGACGACATTTGAAAGCTCCGTTTCATCACTATCCATGTAGTCGACCTTTGAAATGACAAGGTTTCGAATGTATACCAAATGCATTGTAACGTTGTGATAGAATCTACAGCCCACCCGGCCTACAGGTCAAGAAGTCTTCGCTGTACAGCTGGGGATTATCGCAGACATTAATAGCGACCATGTCGTCCTTCTCTACAGTCTTCTCCCAAGTCCACCTATACCAGTTCTGTTTATACCCATCAAATGCATCTTCCCAGAAGAACCCTCGTTCTAGCGCTGGGATAGAATCCAGAATCTGCAAGGCGGCGGAGGAGATGGCTTCTTTCATCCGAGATTCATACTGACCAACGGAAGTAGCAGTATTCAGTGGTGGGAAAGGGTCGTGAGCAGGTAACGGATCTCCCCTCCTCTGACCGGCGACGGGACTGACGTGTAGAGGTCTTTCGAGGTTTAGTGAGATCACCCAATTTAGGTCTAGTTCTTGTAGAGTCTGGGGAAGCTCAAGCCATTCGCAGAGTTGCGGCTGATGGCATTGTCAACAAGATCATCCGCATCCACCGTCGTAACTTGCAAGAAAATGTATGGTATGTCACTCACTATACTCTGAAAGCACAGGTCGTCCTCTGCCGCTTTTGGACCATCGGCATTGTAGCACCTGAACAGCCAGTCTGGCGGGTCATTAGGGGTAGCCTCGACAAATGCGATCACGCGTTGCAATTTATGGTCCGAGTCCGAGAATCGTGAGACATGGAGATTGGTCAAGGTTGGCCAGAGCTGGCATACGTCTTTGTAGTCTTGGACTTTTCCTACCGATCGGGGGACGGCGAACAGCCGGATGCACAAAGTTTGCAAAAGCATGACCTGATTGTCATTGGCTTTACGCCATGCAGCCATGATAGGTTCAATATTGTCTTTGGTCCGCCTGGAGGGTTGTGATTTGGAGATGGCCAGACGGAAGCGTAGGTGCTTAATATTCGGAGCAGCAGGAATGAAAAGTTGATTGAAAGCATTGGCACACAAGTTACATCTGGGATCGATTGACAGAGAGATGACTTTGGGTAGtatgggatatggtggaaGCTGGAGTGTGTCTGTTTGAGGGCTTCGGGCGTGTTGACAGAACGGGAGGTTGTCCAATATCAACTCCTCTAGAGAAGTCATTCGGGAAAGTAGGAGGGTAAAGCTCGACCACAATGATACAATATCATGCA encodes:
- a CDS encoding mitochondrial 54S ribosomal protein mL43, which codes for MPRLVPTLPAIPKTYPVPGYRHFLTPLRKLIFDYDAESPSQQGIRSFIKKPLINLARENPDVEFVVRRLKRGKAAVLRGHYVNGRDKVICVNQLEMDGVSNKVNLLLNSSGAKIKPLKNLTLEAAPASESARGVWSALHDQTRDGQGYRI